A window of the Streptomyces sp. Ag109_O5-10 genome harbors these coding sequences:
- the fxsA gene encoding FxSxx-COOH cyclophane-containing RiPP peptide, producing the protein METSGTDVEIDFDVVDLSGSATLDLEELPSNALGRSIRRVRRDTLEHRAVDVSMFTSAL; encoded by the coding sequence ATGGAGACGTCAGGGACTGACGTGGAGATCGACTTCGACGTGGTGGACCTCAGCGGTTCCGCGACCCTGGATCTGGAGGAGCTGCCCAGCAACGCTCTGGGCAGGTCCATACGACGGGTCCGGCGGGACACTCTGGAGCATCGCGCGGTGGACGTGTCCATGTTCACTTCGGCGCTCTGA
- a CDS encoding PAS domain-containing protein — translation MSSRPSRGAARLAAILDALPDALVLVNANGTVVNANTIALEAFETPGTALVGRGLLDLLPQFDSRLIPGSMRRPDHMDPRGRTKPTRMVARRTDGTEFPVEVTSANLENGQQAYDGYGYSGDELLMLVVRDLTGTVDTEAELARSQRQTEMILRAASEGVVGTDTDGRIVLVNPAAAQILGYRAGELGGKELHNLVLHSRADGSPFPYAESPLADTLRSGRKHRVRGQVLWAKGDKKVPVDLTTAPVRDGDQLVGAVMTFTDRRPYDSVVDEKTAQEKAHAEELERLSEEHASDLTALRQKHVTEVEELLERHAEELAAGEDRYAALGEREKDRYEALSGRHEQLLTLLAQSLRGPLDELRRELAALAADDAGQLWPEANQVLHHLSAGYSRITQLIDNVLGYQRLDAGSEDINRTKVMLDAVVAAGVDGAVELIGPGRVQFAVHAPPIEAEVDPQRLAVALAHLVADVAGVDATGNAPVSAGGYMDNTVVVAAAQRGEVVRIEVRGPYAGGDPVHEPIVRGIVRAHGGVLQTHEVPGMSGSAFVLEVPIGGGAGAVPPPPGAEVELVAATDETGAGGRRRARRPSVDAFLESDAPGEAGGEGEAPVPPTGRRRRRAAEAAGPESGPAAIESAEPASGGTGRRRGRPADGDGGGPGVAEGAVVTAAEQGAGAAASGTGLGGTVPPQGVPVPVPTSGRRARREPDERQALPPALPSAPSGQAGGQAGEPVFDESQSGGRRRRALAAAAERAEQQQAGPRPVFALPPAEADRAIDPADAMEAMEAAGDEGRHDAVSHGQAEDHTPPQPHPTDGPTGRRRRAVGQPPAENTPAVPPVPAQAAAPGPQPVPPVQPQGVPVQPGRPQGVPAQAGPAAAQVAAPAGVPGAPAAGAPGTAVPAQAAPQNQPQPPAAAPRAPGQPAPAAGAAPVPAQPLPLPAEAAPVAPVPQQWPGADNAAAAQPARAAQPLPAEAAAPAPVDPDSTQGRAFSVRTLGQGVPFSRQAAQVQQPTPTPPPHQPGGNGRRRKLGTRPDPGAAAEQPGAEQSARPAQSARPHPPAEQPVGAQPPQPSPAGQSRLVGATEGGGRSYAIGAPDVNAAEGPEPLDGPGGAVEVADLPRPQPLDDELPPEPLDNPRRLLVWPAPDVTTQQELSDRGYRPVIVNSREEVDAQIAAFPAALFVDPLTGPITRTALQSLRQAAVAAEVPVMVTAGLGQATREAAYGADPAVLLKALAPRDSEQHPPRVLLIEEHAEIALALTSTLERRGMQVARAASDADAVTLAGQLRPNLVVMDLMQVHRRQAGIIDWLRANGQLNRTPLVVYTAAVDQADLPRLASGETVLFLAERSTSAEVQSRIVDLLARIGTN, via the coding sequence GTGAGCAGCAGGCCATCCCGAGGCGCTGCTCGCCTCGCAGCCATACTGGACGCGCTGCCGGATGCGTTGGTGCTGGTCAACGCCAACGGCACCGTCGTCAACGCGAACACCATCGCCCTGGAGGCCTTCGAAACCCCGGGCACCGCGCTGGTGGGACGCGGGCTGCTCGACCTGCTTCCCCAGTTCGACTCGCGGCTGATCCCGGGATCCATGCGGCGGCCCGATCACATGGACCCGCGGGGGCGGACCAAGCCGACCCGGATGGTCGCCCGGCGCACCGACGGGACCGAGTTCCCGGTCGAGGTCACCAGCGCCAACCTGGAGAACGGGCAGCAGGCCTACGACGGTTACGGCTACAGCGGCGACGAGCTGCTGATGCTCGTCGTCCGCGACCTGACCGGCACCGTCGACACCGAGGCCGAGCTGGCCCGCTCGCAGCGGCAGACCGAGATGATCCTGCGGGCGGCGAGCGAGGGCGTCGTCGGGACGGACACCGACGGGCGGATCGTCCTGGTGAACCCGGCCGCCGCCCAGATACTGGGGTACCGGGCCGGTGAGCTCGGCGGCAAGGAGCTGCACAACCTGGTGCTGCACTCGCGCGCCGACGGCTCCCCCTTCCCGTACGCCGAGTCGCCGCTCGCCGACACCCTGCGCTCCGGGCGCAAGCACCGGGTGCGCGGGCAGGTGCTGTGGGCCAAGGGCGACAAGAAGGTGCCGGTCGACCTGACGACCGCACCGGTGCGCGACGGCGACCAACTGGTCGGCGCCGTGATGACCTTCACCGACCGGCGGCCCTACGACTCGGTCGTCGACGAGAAGACCGCCCAGGAGAAGGCGCACGCCGAGGAGCTGGAGCGGCTCTCCGAGGAGCACGCCTCCGACCTGACCGCGCTGCGCCAGAAGCACGTCACCGAGGTCGAGGAGCTGCTCGAACGGCACGCCGAGGAACTGGCGGCCGGCGAGGACCGGTACGCGGCCCTCGGCGAGCGCGAGAAGGACCGGTACGAGGCCCTCTCCGGGCGCCACGAGCAGCTGCTGACGCTGCTCGCGCAGTCGCTGCGCGGCCCCCTCGACGAGTTGCGCCGGGAACTGGCCGCGCTCGCCGCCGACGACGCCGGGCAGCTGTGGCCCGAGGCCAACCAGGTGCTCCACCATCTCTCGGCCGGTTACTCGCGGATCACCCAGCTCATCGACAACGTGCTCGGCTACCAGCGGCTGGACGCGGGGTCGGAGGACATCAACCGCACGAAGGTCATGCTCGACGCCGTCGTCGCCGCCGGTGTGGACGGGGCGGTGGAGCTGATCGGGCCCGGGCGGGTGCAGTTCGCCGTGCACGCGCCGCCCATCGAGGCCGAGGTCGACCCGCAGCGGCTCGCCGTCGCGCTCGCGCATCTCGTCGCGGACGTGGCCGGGGTCGACGCGACCGGCAACGCGCCCGTCTCCGCGGGCGGCTACATGGACAACACCGTCGTGGTCGCGGCGGCGCAGCGCGGCGAGGTCGTCCGGATCGAGGTGCGCGGTCCCTACGCCGGGGGAGACCCGGTGCACGAGCCGATCGTGCGCGGGATCGTGCGGGCCCACGGCGGGGTGCTGCAGACCCACGAGGTGCCCGGCATGAGCGGCAGCGCGTTCGTGCTGGAGGTGCCGATCGGGGGCGGCGCCGGCGCGGTGCCCCCGCCGCCCGGTGCCGAGGTCGAGCTCGTCGCGGCCACCGACGAGACCGGTGCCGGTGGGCGGCGGCGGGCCCGGCGGCCCTCCGTGGACGCCTTCCTGGAGAGCGACGCGCCCGGCGAGGCGGGCGGCGAGGGCGAGGCCCCGGTCCCGCCGACCGGACGACGGCGCAGGCGTGCCGCCGAGGCGGCGGGCCCGGAGAGCGGACCCGCGGCGATCGAGAGCGCGGAGCCGGCGTCCGGCGGTACCGGACGGCGGCGCGGACGTCCGGCCGACGGTGACGGCGGCGGCCCGGGGGTCGCCGAGGGCGCCGTGGTGACGGCGGCCGAGCAGGGTGCCGGGGCGGCTGCCTCGGGTACCGGGCTGGGCGGCACCGTTCCCCCGCAGGGCGTACCCGTGCCCGTGCCGACGTCGGGGCGGCGCGCCCGGCGCGAGCCCGACGAGCGGCAGGCACTGCCGCCCGCACTGCCCTCGGCACCGTCCGGGCAGGCGGGCGGACAGGCGGGCGAGCCGGTGTTCGACGAGAGCCAGTCCGGCGGGCGCCGGCGGCGGGCGCTGGCCGCCGCGGCCGAGCGGGCGGAGCAGCAGCAGGCGGGCCCCCGCCCGGTCTTCGCGCTGCCGCCCGCGGAGGCCGACCGCGCCATCGACCCGGCCGACGCGATGGAAGCCATGGAGGCGGCGGGCGACGAGGGCCGGCACGACGCCGTGTCGCACGGCCAGGCCGAGGACCACACCCCGCCGCAGCCGCACCCCACCGACGGGCCGACCGGCCGCCGGCGGCGGGCGGTGGGCCAGCCGCCGGCCGAGAACACCCCGGCGGTACCGCCGGTGCCCGCGCAGGCGGCCGCTCCCGGACCGCAGCCGGTACCGCCGGTGCAGCCGCAGGGCGTGCCCGTCCAGCCCGGCCGGCCGCAGGGCGTCCCGGCGCAGGCCGGACCGGCGGCGGCCCAGGTCGCCGCGCCGGCCGGAGTCCCCGGCGCCCCGGCGGCAGGCGCCCCCGGCACGGCCGTACCGGCCCAGGCGGCGCCGCAGAACCAGCCGCAGCCGCCGGCTGCCGCTCCACGCGCCCCGGGGCAGCCCGCCCCGGCCGCCGGAGCCGCGCCGGTGCCCGCCCAGCCGCTGCCGCTGCCGGCGGAGGCCGCGCCGGTGGCGCCCGTACCGCAGCAGTGGCCGGGCGCCGACAACGCTGCCGCCGCCCAGCCGGCGCGTGCCGCGCAGCCGTTGCCCGCCGAAGCGGCCGCACCGGCTCCGGTCGACCCGGACTCCACGCAGGGCCGGGCGTTCAGTGTGCGGACGCTGGGGCAGGGGGTGCCGTTCTCGCGGCAGGCCGCGCAGGTGCAGCAGCCGACGCCGACCCCGCCCCCGCACCAGCCGGGCGGCAACGGCCGGCGCCGCAAGCTGGGCACGCGCCCCGATCCGGGAGCGGCCGCGGAGCAGCCGGGGGCCGAACAGTCCGCCCGACCCGCCCAGTCCGCCCGGCCGCATCCGCCGGCCGAGCAGCCGGTCGGCGCCCAGCCGCCGCAGCCGTCGCCGGCCGGGCAGTCCCGGCTGGTGGGTGCCACCGAGGGCGGCGGACGGTCGTACGCGATAGGCGCCCCCGACGTGAACGCCGCCGAGGGTCCGGAGCCGCTGGACGGTCCGGGCGGGGCGGTCGAGGTCGCGGACCTGCCGCGCCCGCAGCCGCTGGACGACGAGCTGCCCCCGGAGCCGCTGGACAACCCGCGCCGGCTGCTGGTGTGGCCCGCGCCGGACGTCACCACCCAGCAGGAGCTGAGCGACCGCGGCTACCGGCCGGTGATCGTGAACTCCCGCGAGGAGGTCGACGCGCAGATCGCCGCGTTCCCGGCGGCGCTGTTCGTGGACCCGCTGACCGGGCCGATCACCCGGACGGCGCTGCAGTCGCTGCGGCAGGCGGCGGTGGCGGCCGAGGTGCCGGTGATGGTCACGGCCGGTCTCGGCCAGGCGACGCGCGAGGCGGCGTACGGCGCCGATCCCGCCGTCCTGCTGAAGGCGCTCGCGCCCCGGGACAGCGAGCAGCATCCGCCGCGGGTGCTGCTGATCGAGGAGCACGCGGAGATCGCGCTCGCGCTGACCTCGACGCTGGAGCGGCGCGGGATGCAGGTGGCGCGGGCGGCGAGCGACGCGGACGCGGTGACGCTGGCCGGGCAGCTGCGGCCGAACCTGGTGGTGATGGACCTGATGCAGGTGCACCGCCGACAGGCCGGGATCATCGACTGGCTGCGGGCGAACGGGCAGCTGAACCGGACGCCGCTGGTCGTCTACACGGCGGCCGTCGACCAGGCGGACCTGCCGCGGCTGGCGTCGGGGGAGACGGTGCTGTTCCTGGCGGAGCGGTCGACGAGTGCCGAGGTGCAGAGCCGGATCGTTGATCTGCTGGCCAGGATCGGGACGAACTGA
- a CDS encoding FxsB family cyclophane-forming radical SAM/SPASM peptide maturase, translated as MRDANPFVEWVVKVAQPCNLACDYCYVYEMADRSWRHKPTVMSPRTADQLARRIAEHARRHALPRVRVTLHGGEPLLAGLPRIEHLLEVLELELHGTAECDISVQSNATLLNPLWMDLFRRHGVSVGVSLDGGREANDRHRRARNGRGSHAAVQRGLELLRRPENKALFAGLLCTVDLDNAPLDVFESLLAYEPPAVNFLLPHATWEHPPPGHDPDRTPYANWLLTVFERWYTAPRQETGVRLFEDLVDLALGGEVRSESTGLADTDFLVVESDGTIELSDSLKVTQEGGAATGLDIFTHDFDTAARHPAVADARRGGLAALADVCRGCEVVRLCGGGLRAHRFRPDTGFANASVYCADLRVLTTRIRDRVVADADALLGSVS; from the coding sequence GTGCGTGATGCGAACCCCTTCGTCGAGTGGGTGGTCAAGGTTGCCCAGCCGTGCAATCTGGCATGCGACTACTGCTACGTGTACGAGATGGCCGATCGCAGCTGGCGGCACAAACCGACGGTCATGTCCCCCCGGACCGCGGATCAGCTGGCCCGTCGCATCGCCGAGCACGCCAGGCGTCACGCCCTGCCCCGGGTCCGGGTGACCCTGCACGGGGGCGAGCCCCTGCTCGCTGGCCTGCCGCGAATCGAACACCTGCTGGAAGTACTGGAGTTGGAGCTCCACGGCACGGCTGAGTGTGATATTTCCGTGCAGAGCAATGCGACACTCCTCAATCCCCTGTGGATGGACCTGTTCCGCCGACACGGGGTGTCGGTGGGCGTCAGTCTTGATGGCGGTCGCGAGGCCAACGACCGCCACAGGCGTGCCAGGAACGGGCGCGGCAGCCACGCCGCCGTCCAGAGGGGATTGGAACTGTTGAGGAGACCCGAGAACAAGGCGCTGTTCGCGGGTCTGCTCTGCACGGTGGACCTCGACAACGCGCCGCTCGACGTCTTCGAGTCCCTGCTCGCGTACGAGCCGCCTGCCGTCAACTTCCTGCTGCCGCACGCCACCTGGGAACACCCGCCGCCCGGCCACGACCCGGATCGCACACCGTATGCGAACTGGCTCCTGACGGTGTTCGAAAGGTGGTACACGGCACCGCGTCAGGAGACCGGGGTCCGCCTGTTCGAGGACCTCGTGGACCTCGCGCTCGGCGGTGAGGTGCGCTCGGAGAGCACGGGACTGGCCGACACGGACTTCCTGGTGGTCGAGAGCGACGGGACGATCGAGTTGTCCGACTCGCTGAAGGTCACACAGGAGGGCGGCGCGGCCACCGGTCTCGACATCTTCACCCACGACTTCGACACCGCCGCGCGGCACCCGGCCGTGGCCGACGCCCGCCGCGGTGGCCTGGCGGCGCTCGCCGACGTGTGCCGCGGCTGTGAGGTCGTGCGCCTGTGCGGCGGCGGACTGCGTGCCCACCGCTTCCGCCCGGACACCGGCTTCGCCAACGCCAGCGTGTACTGCGCCGACCTGCGCGTGCTCACCACCCGGATCCGGGACCGTGTCGTGGCCGACGCCGACGCCCTGCTCGGGAGCGTGTCGTGA
- a CDS encoding SSI family serine proteinase inhibitor, whose protein sequence is MSHFAVRGALGAVAAVLGSVPALPASAAAGDHLTVTVRHAGDGRDGTYELSCHPGAGSHPDVTGACRVLDRNTRWGRDTFAPVAPGTACTMLYGGPATARVTGIWAGRPVDATYDRSNGCEIGRWDRMVPLLPGPDTPGDPG, encoded by the coding sequence ATGTCGCACTTCGCCGTGCGGGGCGCCCTCGGGGCCGTCGCCGCCGTCCTCGGGTCCGTCCCCGCCCTGCCCGCCTCCGCCGCCGCGGGCGACCACCTCACCGTCACCGTGCGCCATGCCGGAGACGGGCGGGACGGGACGTACGAGCTGTCCTGTCACCCCGGCGCCGGCAGCCACCCGGACGTGACCGGGGCCTGCCGGGTGCTGGACCGGAACACCCGCTGGGGCCGGGACACCTTCGCGCCGGTCGCCCCGGGCACCGCCTGCACCATGCTCTACGGCGGCCCGGCCACCGCCCGTGTCACCGGGATCTGGGCCGGCCGCCCGGTCGACGCGACGTACGACCGCAGCAACGGCTGCGAGATCGGCCGCTGGGACCGGATGGTGCCCCTGCTCCCCGGTCCGGACACACCGGGTGATCCCGGCTGA
- a CDS encoding putative quinol monooxygenase — protein sequence MPVVVARLHPAPGQIQKVLDVYRGFAPVVHREPGCALLALHTDGEDVFIVEHWLTSKDFRAHVAGANLRRIRNALEPLVAAPTEIWPVESVPLGDPDKGVIR from the coding sequence ATGCCCGTTGTCGTCGCCCGCCTGCATCCCGCGCCGGGTCAGATCCAGAAGGTGCTGGACGTCTACCGCGGGTTCGCCCCGGTGGTCCATCGGGAACCCGGCTGTGCGCTGTTGGCGCTGCACACCGACGGCGAGGACGTCTTCATCGTCGAGCACTGGCTCACCTCCAAGGACTTCCGGGCGCACGTGGCCGGCGCGAACCTCCGGCGGATCAGGAACGCGCTCGAGCCCCTCGTGGCCGCACCCACCGAGATCTGGCCGGTGGAGAGCGTCCCCCTCGGCGACCCCGACAAAGGCGTGATCCGGTAG
- a CDS encoding long-chain fatty acid--CoA ligase: protein MQDVPLLISRILTHGSGVHGASQVITWTGEGEPHRRSFAEIGDRAAQLAHALRGDLGVQGDDRVATLMWNNAEHTEAYFAIPSMGAVLHTLNLRLPAEQLVWIVNHAADKVVLVNGSLLPLIAPLLSKLPTVEHLVVSGPGDRSLLAGATVAVHEYEELLAGKPTGYDWPELDERRAAAMCYTSGTTGDPKGVVYSHRSIYLHSLQVNMTQSMGLTDQDTSLVVVPQFHVNAWGLPHATFMTGVNLLMPDRFLQPGPLAEMIERERPTHAAAVPTIWQGLLGELTARPRDVSSLTQVTIGGAACPPSLMTAFDKLGMRVCHAWGMTETSPLGTVARPPAHAVGTAEEFAYRLTQGRFPASVEARLSGPGGERLPWDGESAGELEVRGPWIAGAYYNGPDAEPLRPEDKFSEDGWLKTGDVGTISPDGFLTLTDRAKDVIKSGGEWISSVELENALMSHPDVAEAAVVAVPDEKWGERPLATVVLREGSTATFETLRIFLAEEGKIAKWQLPERWTVIEAVPKTSVGKFDKKVLRRRYAEGELDVTSL, encoded by the coding sequence ATGCAGGACGTACCGCTGCTGATCTCAAGGATCCTGACCCACGGGTCGGGGGTTCACGGCGCGTCACAGGTGATCACCTGGACCGGCGAGGGTGAGCCGCACCGCCGCAGCTTCGCCGAGATCGGCGACCGCGCCGCCCAGTTGGCGCACGCCCTGCGGGGCGACCTCGGGGTTCAGGGCGACGACCGCGTGGCCACCCTGATGTGGAACAACGCGGAGCACACCGAGGCGTACTTCGCGATCCCCTCCATGGGCGCGGTCCTGCACACCCTCAACCTCCGCCTGCCCGCCGAGCAGCTGGTCTGGATCGTCAACCACGCGGCGGACAAGGTCGTCCTCGTCAACGGCTCGCTGCTCCCGCTGATCGCGCCCCTGCTGTCCAAGCTGCCGACCGTCGAGCACCTCGTGGTCTCCGGTCCGGGCGACCGCTCCCTCCTCGCCGGCGCGACCGTGGCCGTGCACGAGTACGAGGAGCTCCTCGCGGGCAAGCCGACCGGCTACGACTGGCCGGAGCTCGACGAACGCCGGGCCGCCGCCATGTGCTACACCTCCGGCACCACCGGTGACCCCAAGGGGGTGGTGTACAGCCACCGTTCGATCTACCTGCACTCCCTGCAGGTCAACATGACCCAGTCGATGGGCCTGACCGACCAGGACACGTCCCTGGTCGTCGTGCCGCAGTTCCACGTCAACGCCTGGGGCCTGCCGCACGCCACCTTCATGACCGGCGTCAACCTGCTGATGCCGGACCGCTTCCTGCAGCCCGGCCCGCTCGCCGAGATGATCGAGCGCGAGCGCCCCACGCACGCGGCCGCGGTCCCCACCATCTGGCAGGGCCTGCTCGGCGAGCTCACCGCCCGCCCCCGGGACGTCTCCTCCCTCACCCAGGTCACCATCGGCGGCGCCGCCTGCCCGCCCTCCCTCATGACGGCCTTCGACAAGCTGGGCATGCGGGTCTGCCACGCCTGGGGCATGACGGAGACCTCGCCGCTCGGCACCGTCGCCCGTCCGCCGGCCCACGCGGTCGGCACCGCGGAGGAGTTCGCGTACCGCCTCACCCAAGGCCGGTTCCCGGCCAGTGTCGAGGCCCGGCTCAGCGGCCCCGGCGGCGAGCGCCTCCCCTGGGACGGCGAGTCGGCGGGCGAGCTGGAGGTGCGCGGCCCCTGGATCGCGGGCGCCTACTACAACGGTCCGGACGCCGAACCCCTGCGTCCCGAGGACAAGTTCAGCGAGGACGGCTGGCTGAAGACCGGCGACGTCGGCACCATCTCCCCGGACGGCTTCCTCACCCTCACCGACCGGGCGAAGGACGTCATCAAGTCCGGCGGCGAATGGATCTCCTCGGTCGAGCTGGAGAACGCGCTGATGTCCCACCCGGACGTCGCCGAGGCCGCGGTGGTGGCCGTACCGGACGAGAAGTGGGGCGAGCGCCCGCTGGCCACGGTCGTCCTGCGCGAGGGCTCCACGGCCACCTTCGAGACCCTGCGCATCTTCCTCGCCGAGGAGGGCAAGATCGCCAAGTGGCAGCTCCCCGAGCGCTGGACGGTGATCGAGGCGGTGCCGAAGACGAGCGTGGGCAAGTTCGACAAGAAGGTGCTCAGGAGGCGGTACGCCGAGGGGGAGCTGGACGTCACCAGCCTGTGA